The Raphanus sativus cultivar WK10039 chromosome 6, ASM80110v3, whole genome shotgun sequence sequence CGGCTCGTCGACGGCAAGCCATTGCTCTACATCGAAGTACTGACGCTTGGTCTCAACTCCAGGTCTGGTCGTCTTTACTTCCACGTATTTAACATACCAGCCGGGCTTATTACCGGAGCCGTCAGAGTTCAGATTCAAAAAGCATACTGGGCTCGGAAGACACGGCGCTGTCCCACTGAAAATATCAAGATTGCCGTTCTCGTAGTAGTTGTGACCTTGTCCCATTACACCACCCCAtttctctaggtctccaatgtCGATGTGCTGTCCGGATTTGTCCGAGATTGAAGCCCCTATGATCGAATCGGTGCCGGAGCTATCTCTTGTTccggttttgattttaaatgtgtaGACGCATTGTTGTTCCTAacgaaaattatgaaaaatacataaaaacagTGGGAACCAAGGTTTATAGTTTAATAGTGTAAACTTTAAACTCATTTATGGTAAGGTAAAAAGTCATATGTTATGTTGATGATGATATTTGGGGAACTTACGGCCGGGGCCGATGCTACGACAACGGTGGCGATGAGGAGGAGGGAGAGGAAGagggagaggaggagagagTCAGTGTGAGCCATAGTTGTTGGAATGTCCTAGTTGCTGATATGAATGTAAGAATGAGTATTTGATCTGTCTGCCCGTCCACTATTTATACAGTTTGAGACTTGAGGTTTCAAGGAGAAGAGGCCATTACTGTCTCAAAAATAGGGAAATACTTCTTGCATGGTACATCCTTTTTAACAAGGACAATGCCTCTTCAGTGATACTATTACTTTATGAAAAAAATGAGATTATAaatagtattatattaaaaattacatcatccaccacaactatttttttctgttaaattgttttattttcaaaatactccttaaattattatatgattttatttaatgtctctataaaattaaatattctaTTTAATACTTAAACAACATGACATATTTTTACTACTTcacaaaacataaatttaaaataatttatttagttaaataaataattaaaagcgataatgaaattttaaaaatagaaattacgTTTATATATTTCCAGTAAACCCTAAtgttgtaatatattattttgtgataattatgagaatatatagtaaaaccaccctaaatttaatattgtaaTTCACAATTTCCAAAAATCACATTACTTTGATTCTTACATAAGTATACAGATTagctaaaacaaataaatcacaTTTGGGATGATTAGGAACTATAAATTCAGAGTCACTCAGAGTCATTATCTCATGACGGAATCGCATGACTGAACTACAACCAATTAGTTTTGTATGGATGTTTACAAGATTAACTTTAGTTTGTTAGTCGCATGACCTAACTAAAAGGAGAAGATAACAGTATTTTCTCAAAAATAGGGGAGTACTGCTTGAATGAATGATACATATTCTTAAAAAGGAAAATGCTTTTTCAGTGATATATCAGTATACTATCTAGTATCTACCTTATTGAAATATAAGTACAAATAAGAAATACTCTtaagggggtgtattcaactaagggtttgaagtgatttgtactaaaatgacaaatccactgttattcaaacgtggattttaaaaaacattttaaaattcagtgttattaaatttgacattttataaaacactctgaaatcaactgttattgaacaaaatttaagttaaaaatttTAGAGTTATTTAAGTGTTTCTAGAGTGTTGAGGGGAGTTGATTagttataaaagtaaaaatataaatcccactattttagatgagattctagaatgttttaacaaaaatcacactaAATTCTCTAATTATCCtgcaatcatctaaaaactcagtaaaatcaaatcacttcaaatttcagattcaatacatccccttaaatctatactattatttatgaagtgattttgcttacttgtcatattctccatgattttagctaattttgcttatttatcatatttttattaagtttaggctaaattatcattaatatattatttgttttgagctgagtcactaaatcattaatttaaaataatagcattgacgaatattctatataaataaaaacaaattttattttattaatattttatttatatgttgtattagcttttttatttgtcatatttttattaggttttagacttttagataggttattaatctattattagtttctaactattcactaatttattttaatgatataaagtttatatgttatatgctatattaaataattgattacaaaataatattttagaattatcaaaaaagataattcttctatatatatatttttttgtgcctatctgaaaacaatatttttattataaaggttaaaaaaattaagatacaaaacaatttattattaaatattagtcaaccaaaaaatataaatatattttctaaactatctctaagatatgagtgttttaaaaaacttaacacaataataagtatatattttgattaaaagtatttgacatatatacatgttttgatgtttgatttaactatttaaaaacatatataataatttattatgctgattttagattaaaaagacataaactaataaatatttataagaaatttatgcccgcatgtgcgggcaaaacacctagtttttGACTTATTTACTAGGCAATGGCACATAAttgattaataaatatatatttaaatcatatttattttttttatttattaatgtgtTATCCTAATTCGAATTTTAACAGAAAATATCGGCTACAATCACTTCAGATAATTAAATTGACATTGCTCTCATACTCTCGATCTCATTGGTATACATAACTGTTCATCTTTCAAATGTCCAGTCTAATCATTGATTTAGATAAACTTATGCTCTCATTGATATACATAACTGTAAACTACatctttcttttaatatataccCCACcaatttatcttcttcttttcttcgtCTATAACTGATAAAACCTGTATACAAAACAATGTAGGGtttaatttagttgtttttttaCCCCGATCAATTTTTGTAACAGAAATTAAtttctaaacaaacaaaatcattttattcaaaatccAAACCAACTAGACCAatcaatatattaatatgtatatatctcttatataatAAATCACAAGTCACTCAACCAATTAAATTTTGCCACATAATATAAgaatttaaaattagattaataaaacaaaaacaaaacataaaacaagggggaaaacaatatacattacgtgtcattcaaaatatttatctttttttgttgacaaccattcaaaatatttatcaaaaaataatatttcttcaGTCCACTTTGCTAGCAGTTTTTCTTTCCACACCTCCATTGACTAGCAATCTTCAAATAACTACCTCTATTCTTTCATACACAGCGATTCTTCTCCAATATAAATTGttagggaaaatcgcataaaaaaccttcaaagtgtcacttactaacactttaaaccttgaagttttttcactaacacttttaaccttcaaagtgacatttgtatcataaaaaactttcaaatcaaaaaattgaccggttcagcaggtaattttttaaaaataattatttaattaataaaataaacaaaataaataaataaaaatctaaaaaataaataaaaatcgaaaaattctaataaaatttacaaaaatggaaaaaaaaatcaaaaaaataaattaaaattttagaaaattaaataaatatattaaaaattaaattattttctaaaaatattaataaaaataactaaaaagttaataataaataagattaaatttaaatagagaagaactaaataaaaagttcacaatttttttaaaaaaatggaaaatataaaattcaaaatcactagtgacgatgatggtttctcacataaccattaacaatgacgataattgccatatctccaacgatagtttccaacatcatcttgaaaatgacaaaaaaaaatctttttcaaacttttgaattttcatttttttttgaaatatatgaatttttatttttctgtttttttaatttgatctcatttagttttgaattttaattttctaaattttaattaattttctgattttttctaattttctgatttttattaattaatatataattacataagaatcaaaaagttagaaaaaatccgaaaataattattatttagaaaattaaaattcaaaaataaatgagatcaaactaaaaacagaaaataaaaaattcatatatttcaaaaaaaatgaaaattcaaaagtttgaaaaagatttttttttgtcatttttaagatgatgttggaaactatcattggagatatgacaattatcgtcattgttaatggttatgtgagaaaccatcatcgtcacttatgaattttgaattttgagttttatattttccattttaaaaaaaaaactgtgaactttttatttagttcttctctatttaaatttaatcttatttattattaatttttagttatttttattaatattttagaaaataatttaatttttaatatatttatttaattttctaaaattttaatttttttttatttcttttttttgatttttgtaaattttattaaaattttcgatttttatttatttttggatttttattt is a genomic window containing:
- the LOC108839056 gene encoding PLAT domain-containing protein 2-like gives rise to the protein MAHTDSLLLSLFLSLLLIATVVVASAPAEQQCVYTFKIKTGTRDSSGTDSIIGASISDKSGQHIDIGDLEKWGGVMGQGHNYYENGNLDIFSGTAPCLPSPVCFLNLNSDGSGNKPGWYVKYVEVKTTRPGVETKRQYFDVEQWLAVDEPPHELSVERNNCLQTVSTSVGVGCENRKCISSII